Proteins from a genomic interval of Bacillota bacterium:
- a CDS encoding PDZ domain-containing protein, whose translation MPFSRGFERRLGATLRRYGAYAVGALFVAWTLLYIPTGYYLVSPGEVRGLRDAVKVKDAAPARGGDFYIVTVSTRKANAVAHAYGLLDPASRLRPKDQVIPPGTDERQYFEESRRMMRESQETAKVVALKKMGFDARLSGTGVRVVEVLPSSAAEGVLARDDVIVKVEDYPVSLADELLHEMRKYRPGQVLSVEVMRGGERVSLKVPTGHHPEDPQRAAMGVRIETHNWHAVVPIDVSVDTGSISGPSGGLMLTLEIMEQLSRGGSLLPVARVAGTGTIAPSGGVGPVGGVAQKVIAAERAGMQVFLVPNENLAEARGSARRIELVPVGSLDDAVAYLVRSGGTLRTGTH comes from the coding sequence ATGCCTTTTTCGCGGGGTTTCGAGCGCCGCCTCGGGGCGACGCTACGCAGGTACGGCGCCTACGCTGTGGGCGCCTTGTTCGTGGCATGGACGCTTCTCTACATACCCACGGGGTACTATCTGGTGTCCCCGGGGGAGGTCCGCGGGCTGAGGGATGCGGTGAAGGTGAAGGACGCCGCGCCGGCCCGGGGTGGGGACTTCTACATCGTCACCGTTTCGACGAGGAAGGCCAACGCCGTTGCTCACGCCTATGGACTGCTGGACCCCGCGAGCCGGTTGAGGCCGAAGGACCAGGTAATACCGCCTGGCACTGACGAGAGGCAGTACTTCGAGGAGAGCCGCCGGATGATGAGGGAGAGCCAGGAGACAGCCAAGGTCGTCGCCCTCAAGAAGATGGGCTTCGATGCGCGGCTTTCGGGTACCGGGGTCAGGGTAGTCGAGGTACTGCCATCGAGCGCGGCGGAGGGGGTCCTCGCCAGGGACGACGTGATAGTCAAGGTGGAGGATTACCCCGTCAGCCTGGCGGACGAACTCCTCCACGAGATGAGGAAGTACCGGCCGGGCCAGGTGCTGTCGGTCGAGGTGATGAGGGGCGGGGAGCGGGTGTCCCTGAAGGTGCCAACGGGGCACCACCCGGAGGATCCCCAGCGGGCCGCGATGGGGGTACGAATCGAAACTCATAACTGGCATGCGGTTGTTCCCATCGACGTCAGCGTCGACACGGGCAGCATCAGCGGCCCATCCGGCGGCCTGATGCTTACGCTGGAGATAATGGAGCAGCTGAGCAGGGGGGGAAGCCTCCTGCCGGTCGCGAGGGTCGCGGGGACGGGGACGATAGCCCCGAGCGGCGGAGTCGGGCCCGTAGGCGGCGTTGCACAGAAGGTGATCGCAGCCGAGCGCGCAGGCATGCAGGTGTTCCTCGTTCCCAACGAGAACCTGGCGGAGGCCAGGGGCTCGGCTCGCCGGATAGAACTGGTGCCGGTGGGCAGCCTGGATGATGCTGTCGCATATCTGGTCCGGTCAGGCGGGACGCTCCGGACGGGAACGCATTAG
- a CDS encoding DUF177 domain-containing protein, producing the protein MRIYVGELKREVGLRESHSFVYEVPPAAEHGDLAMFDGPVKVETTLTNAGKGIIAEGRVEGVARLRCSRCLEEFTSPVSAEFKVEFREGAGLETVDDDEDVVRYSGDYVNLGEEIRQNLILSLPMKPLCDQACKGLCAQCGANLNEGECSCERRPVDPRLAGLEELQARLRGRGGES; encoded by the coding sequence TTGAGGATTTACGTCGGTGAACTCAAGCGGGAAGTAGGCCTGCGAGAGTCGCATTCGTTCGTCTACGAAGTCCCGCCGGCGGCCGAACATGGCGACCTCGCCATGTTCGACGGGCCGGTCAAGGTGGAAACCACCCTCACCAATGCGGGCAAGGGCATCATTGCCGAGGGGCGCGTTGAAGGCGTGGCCAGGCTACGGTGCTCGAGGTGCCTCGAAGAGTTCACGTCGCCGGTATCGGCGGAGTTCAAGGTGGAGTTTCGGGAAGGCGCCGGGCTCGAGACCGTGGACGACGATGAAGACGTTGTCCGGTATTCCGGCGACTACGTGAACCTTGGTGAGGAGATCAGGCAGAACTTGATACTATCGCTTCCGATGAAGCCCTTGTGCGATCAGGCGTGCAAGGGGTTGTGCGCGCAGTGCGGCGCGAATCTGAATGAGGGCGAGTGTTCGTGCGAACGCCGGCCGGTCGATCCTCGCCTGGCGGGGCTCGAGGAGCTGCAGGCCAGGCTACGTGGCCGAGGGGGTGAATCGTGA
- the rpmF gene encoding 50S ribosomal protein L32 has protein sequence MAVPKKRKSKSATAMRRANWKLGAPGFVECPRCHKPRMPHRVCAECGYYDGREVIKVKEG, from the coding sequence ATGGCGGTCCCAAAGAAACGGAAGTCGAAGTCGGCAACGGCGATGCGAAGGGCTAACTGGAAGCTCGGTGCACCGGGATTTGTTGAGTGCCCCCGCTGCCACAAGCCGAGGATGCCCCACCGCGTTTGCGCGGAGTGCGGCTACTACGACGGCAGGGAAGTCATAAAGGTGAAGGAAGGATAG
- the fapR gene encoding transcription factor FapR: MRSERLHQLKEKLEENPFLTDEELAQAFEVSVQTIRLDRLVLGIPELRQRIRLMAEQAHGIVRSLRTREIVGEIVDAQLGTRGVSILETTEDMALERTGVVRGHHVFAQAESLAIAIIDADAAITGLANSKFKRPVRVGERLVAKAEVIRTKGPQFVVQVVTKSGEEQVFRGKFLVSGVDDVEMVLAHYQARTTEGVDGSPDSSR, from the coding sequence ATGAGATCCGAGCGGCTTCACCAGTTAAAGGAGAAACTCGAGGAGAACCCGTTCCTGACCGATGAGGAACTCGCGCAGGCGTTCGAGGTTAGCGTGCAGACGATTCGCCTCGACAGGCTGGTGCTCGGGATCCCCGAGCTCAGGCAGAGGATTCGACTGATGGCCGAGCAGGCTCACGGGATCGTCCGCTCGCTCAGGACGCGCGAGATCGTCGGAGAGATCGTCGACGCCCAGCTGGGGACGCGCGGAGTCTCGATCCTCGAGACCACGGAAGACATGGCGCTGGAGCGCACAGGCGTGGTTCGCGGCCACCACGTGTTCGCGCAGGCGGAGTCGCTGGCCATAGCCATCATAGATGCGGACGCGGCCATTACCGGGCTCGCCAACAGCAAGTTCAAGCGCCCTGTGAGGGTCGGAGAACGGCTGGTTGCGAAGGCCGAGGTAATCCGCACGAAGGGGCCGCAGTTCGTCGTTCAGGTCGTTACGAAATCGGGCGAGGAGCAAGTGTTCAGGGGCAAGTTCCTGGTTTCGGGCGTCGACGACGTCGAGATGGTCCTTGCCCATTACCAGGCGAGAACCACGGAGGGTGTTGATGGATCGCCCGATAGTAGCCGTTGA
- the plsX gene encoding phosphate acyltransferase PlsX, whose product MDRPIVAVDTMGGDNAPEAPVRGAFEAARSLGARVCLVGDEARIRQFMGDPDLQRAGLVTIRHAPGVIEAGDQPVAAIRRKKDSSMVVALNMAAAGEAAAVVSAGNTGALMAGGVLFVGRLEGVDRPAISTVLPTQEGSGVLLLDAGANTDVRPDHLAQFAAMGATYVERVLGWKPARVALLNIGTEESKGNEAARQAYGLLKTRSDFAGNIEARDVLSGSVNVVVCDGFAGNVFLKTIEGVVEMIFSGLKAEVTRDLLSKAGAALLRPAFRRLKGRLDYSEYGGAPLLGLKKACIKCHGSSGSRAIMNGIRVAVEFSRSGAIEALAAELAGSA is encoded by the coding sequence ATGGATCGCCCGATAGTAGCCGTTGACACGATGGGGGGCGACAATGCCCCCGAGGCTCCTGTCAGGGGCGCCTTCGAGGCGGCGCGCTCCCTGGGCGCTCGGGTGTGCCTCGTTGGGGACGAGGCCCGCATAAGGCAATTTATGGGCGATCCTGACTTGCAGCGGGCCGGACTGGTTACAATACGCCACGCGCCTGGAGTTATAGAGGCGGGCGATCAGCCTGTGGCCGCGATACGGCGCAAAAAGGACAGCTCGATGGTCGTCGCTTTGAACATGGCCGCCGCCGGTGAGGCCGCCGCGGTGGTTTCGGCGGGGAATACCGGCGCGCTGATGGCGGGTGGCGTCCTGTTCGTGGGGCGACTCGAAGGGGTCGACCGGCCAGCGATATCCACGGTGCTTCCGACGCAGGAGGGGAGCGGTGTGCTCCTCCTCGACGCGGGGGCGAACACCGACGTCAGGCCGGACCACCTGGCCCAGTTCGCCGCGATGGGGGCGACATACGTCGAACGCGTACTGGGTTGGAAGCCGGCGAGGGTTGCCCTGCTCAACATCGGGACGGAGGAAAGCAAGGGCAACGAGGCCGCCCGCCAGGCATACGGGCTGCTGAAGACCCGCAGCGACTTCGCCGGCAACATTGAGGCGCGCGACGTGCTGAGCGGTTCGGTCAATGTGGTTGTATGCGACGGCTTTGCCGGAAACGTCTTCCTGAAGACGATCGAAGGCGTGGTCGAGATGATATTTAGCGGGCTCAAGGCGGAAGTGACGCGCGACTTGCTGTCAAAGGCGGGGGCGGCGCTCTTGAGACCCGCGTTCAGGAGACTCAAGGGCCGCCTCGACTACTCGGAGTATGGCGGCGCTCCGCTCCTCGGACTCAAGAAGGCATGCATCAAGTGTCACGGGAGCTCCGGCTCCAGGGCTATCATGAACGGCATAAGGGTGGCCGTCGAGTTCTCGCGATCCGGCGCAATCGAGGCGCTCGCTGCCGAACTCGCGGGATCCGCATAA
- a CDS encoding DegV family protein, which translates to MAGIKVVVDSTSDIPQDIRESHGIVMVPLKVHFDPEVYLDHVEITPAQFYRKIKDSQVHPRTSQPSPGEFVEVYRRLGQDGSKILSIHLSKNMSGTYQSAVLAKSMIPEVDVEVMDSRLASMGYGVMAIAAARAAAEGKGVSECIDVAERVRQHVHLYFAVDTLDYLRRNGRIGRAQHLLGSLLQFKPILTVDNDGFVSSYDKVRGRGRVLPRLEEIFREHIPEGSSVVAVVAHAGAREDAEKLVSGFRASYNIRETVVTDLGPVIGTHTGPGTLACFVVDVSRLGFWPPAPSKEVN; encoded by the coding sequence GTGGCGGGTATCAAGGTCGTTGTGGACAGCACTTCGGATATACCGCAGGATATCAGGGAGTCTCACGGTATAGTGATGGTGCCGCTAAAGGTGCATTTCGATCCCGAAGTGTACCTTGACCACGTCGAGATCACTCCCGCGCAGTTCTACCGGAAGATCAAGGATTCACAGGTTCACCCGAGGACGTCGCAGCCGTCCCCGGGGGAGTTCGTCGAGGTGTATCGCAGGCTTGGTCAAGACGGTTCGAAGATACTCTCGATCCACCTTTCGAAGAACATGAGCGGGACGTACCAGTCCGCAGTACTTGCGAAGTCAATGATCCCTGAAGTGGACGTGGAGGTCATGGACTCGCGGCTCGCATCGATGGGTTATGGGGTGATGGCGATAGCTGCGGCGAGGGCCGCGGCTGAGGGCAAGGGAGTTTCCGAGTGCATCGACGTCGCCGAACGGGTAAGGCAACATGTCCACCTGTACTTCGCCGTCGACACCCTTGACTATCTCCGCCGCAACGGTCGTATCGGACGCGCGCAGCACCTCCTTGGAAGCCTCCTGCAGTTCAAGCCTATCCTGACCGTCGACAACGACGGTTTCGTAAGCTCGTATGACAAGGTGCGTGGGCGGGGGCGGGTCCTCCCCAGGCTGGAAGAGATATTCAGGGAGCACATACCCGAGGGCAGCAGCGTGGTTGCAGTGGTTGCTCATGCCGGCGCCCGGGAGGATGCAGAAAAACTTGTATCCGGCTTTCGTGCATCATACAATATCCGCGAGACAGTAGTCACCGATCTCGGGCCGGTCATCGGCACCCACACGGGGCCGGGGACCCTGGCATGTTTTGTAGTGGATGTATCAAGACTCGGATTCTGGCCACCCGCACCCTCGAAGGAGGTGAATTGA
- the acpP gene encoding acyl carrier protein, with protein sequence MKDSILGRVKDIVVEQLGVAEEDVIPEASFIDDLGADSLDIVELVMALEEEFDMEIPDEDAERIVTVGDAVDYIRENS encoded by the coding sequence ATGAAGGATTCCATTTTGGGCCGGGTCAAGGACATCGTGGTGGAGCAGCTGGGCGTCGCCGAGGAAGACGTCATCCCTGAGGCCTCCTTCATCGATGATCTCGGCGCCGATTCTCTCGATATCGTGGAGCTGGTAATGGCGCTGGAAGAGGAGTTTGACATGGAAATCCCCGACGAGGACGCCGAAAGGATCGTGACTGTCGGGGATGCAGTGGATTACATAAGGGAAAACTCCTGA
- the rnc gene encoding ribonuclease III: MNGLGDLLSHLEKAGLRPGDHRLYSTALTHASYVNEQPEAGGDNERLEFLGDAVLDFLVSDEIYSTHRDLPEGNLTRMRAGIVCEPSLARCAEALGLDRALMLGRGEESTGGRRKPSILAGCMEAVVAAVYLDGGLDAARRFVAEYVMAVAATGGDAPTDNKTTLQEALQARRPGVEISYRTVAEEGPDHDRTFTVEVAANGRTVGRGRGKSKRRAEQEAARDAISRLN, from the coding sequence ATGAACGGACTTGGAGATCTGTTATCCCACCTCGAGAAAGCCGGGTTGAGACCGGGGGACCACCGGCTGTACAGCACCGCGCTTACCCACGCCTCGTACGTCAACGAGCAGCCAGAGGCCGGAGGGGACAACGAGAGACTGGAATTCCTGGGAGACGCGGTCCTGGATTTCCTGGTAAGTGACGAGATTTACTCCACCCACAGGGACCTCCCCGAGGGAAACCTGACGCGTATGCGTGCGGGAATCGTGTGCGAACCCTCGCTGGCGAGATGCGCAGAGGCGCTCGGCCTCGATAGAGCGCTCATGCTGGGCAGAGGTGAGGAGTCGACAGGCGGTCGCAGGAAGCCCTCCATACTCGCCGGCTGTATGGAGGCGGTTGTTGCGGCCGTGTACCTGGATGGTGGCCTGGACGCCGCGCGGCGGTTCGTGGCGGAATACGTCATGGCCGTCGCGGCCACCGGCGGGGACGCCCCCACGGACAACAAGACGACCCTGCAGGAGGCGCTGCAGGCGCGCCGGCCCGGTGTTGAAATATCCTACCGGACAGTCGCCGAGGAGGGGCCCGACCACGACAGGACCTTCACGGTCGAGGTTGCTGCGAACGGCCGGACAGTGGGACGGGGGCGGGGGAAGAGCAAGCGGCGGGCCGAACAGGAAGCTGCACGCGACGCGATCAGCAGGTTAAATTGA
- the smc gene encoding chromosome segregation protein SMC, with product MFLKRVEMYGFKSFPDKVDLEFDPGVAVIVGPNGSGKSNVADAIRWVLGEQSARAVRGSRMEDVIFAGNHKRKPLSIAEVSITFDNSDGLLPLDFSEVTVTRRVLRDGESEYYVNKKACRLKDIAEWFADTGVGRDSFSVLAQGRVDEILLVKPEERRAIFEEVAGIVKFRNRKREAIRKLEETEEGLVRLGDIIQEVERQLGPLKEQEEKARRHLDLRNRLMSLQVGVYLTQIQGARMSLQATMKRIEGLKGKRAEAEEALLGLEACIEKLKAAEQQAAAAVTALKDRISACEIEGSRLDEQIKTGQERLNDVRASMESLVKESSTLDEQIKALAAEVEARSADAAAAAGALAGEAAALADAELNLGVLNRAAVKAEEDLERRKGELIEALNALSSRRNEAAEIRLRSEGLAREKARLTQERIRLAAELQRLGDESRSARERRSSAEAARAESESLLSEARERISETEARKVEMEARAQGLRDEVSSLESRIGLLEEMQASHEGYLPGPRAVLEAVKGPTPAVAGIVGAVADVIKVPREYEGAFEIALGESAQYVITRGEDDARAAIDYLNGGRFGRATFLPAGSVRPSALTPEESDAVARAGFARPAMSMVECDARYLPAVSHLLGRIVFTDTAEHALLLARRTAYRLKVVSMDGAVIGPGGSLSGGQNGAATGLLGRSGEIRLLREKLALLGVEIAGMRERLARTITERETLGRQMKILEQQIWSAGSGITEAGKEEERLVAERSRLEERARGIDAELERADEMLRQGEARLRNLDGEVAASEAEQEKIRGDISSMQDELRKAREGRDQAMESVTRMRVSVAAIEGSRNNAQESLGRATRELLDAKKRRDAQKAEIARLKSTGQGISKDSAAARQRLEELAREKEEAAGALSSAVNQREETLARIAATEKETAAKRKHLQDIINRVNEGDIQIARAEMEIDSLKGRLLSEWGVAEADYGGFDALPVEETAPVIAEARAGLDALGTVNLGAIEEYRTTKERYDFLRRQIDDMQAARESLQEIIRDVDKKMAQVFVESFEKVRENFRDVFKEMFGGGSADLSLTEGVHPLEAGVEIAAQPPGRRVHNLNLLSGGEKVMTAIALLFAILRVKPSPFCVLDEIDSSLDDANVERFGKFLKNYSGGTQFIVITHQKSTMELADRLYGITMEEPGVSKMISVRLVEKTGEISGGKAGEKAGAKAG from the coding sequence TTGTTTTTGAAACGGGTCGAGATGTATGGATTCAAATCCTTCCCCGACAAGGTCGATCTCGAATTCGACCCGGGGGTCGCGGTCATCGTCGGTCCTAACGGTAGCGGCAAGTCGAATGTAGCGGACGCGATACGCTGGGTGCTCGGAGAACAGAGCGCACGCGCGGTCCGCGGCTCCCGGATGGAAGACGTTATCTTCGCAGGGAACCACAAGCGGAAACCCCTCTCGATCGCCGAGGTCTCCATCACCTTCGACAACTCCGACGGCCTGCTCCCACTGGACTTCAGCGAAGTCACCGTCACACGGCGCGTCCTTCGCGACGGCGAGAGCGAGTACTACGTGAACAAGAAGGCGTGCCGGCTGAAGGACATCGCCGAGTGGTTCGCCGACACGGGCGTGGGTAGAGACTCGTTTTCGGTACTTGCCCAGGGTCGCGTCGACGAGATCCTCCTGGTGAAGCCGGAGGAGCGTCGCGCGATATTTGAAGAAGTCGCCGGCATCGTCAAGTTCAGGAACAGAAAGCGCGAGGCTATCCGCAAGCTCGAGGAGACCGAGGAAGGTCTGGTCCGGCTCGGTGATATCATTCAGGAGGTAGAGAGGCAACTCGGGCCGCTCAAGGAGCAGGAGGAAAAGGCGCGAAGGCACCTCGACCTCCGGAATCGGCTGATGTCCCTGCAGGTGGGTGTCTACCTGACGCAGATCCAGGGCGCGCGCATGTCGCTGCAGGCTACGATGAAAAGGATCGAGGGCCTGAAGGGTAAGCGGGCGGAAGCAGAGGAAGCCCTGCTCGGTCTCGAGGCGTGTATCGAGAAATTGAAGGCCGCCGAGCAGCAGGCCGCGGCGGCGGTTACCGCCCTGAAAGACAGGATCAGCGCCTGCGAGATAGAGGGTAGCCGGCTTGACGAGCAGATAAAGACGGGGCAGGAGCGTCTCAACGACGTCCGCGCCTCAATGGAGTCGCTGGTCAAGGAATCGTCGACTCTAGACGAGCAGATCAAGGCCCTCGCGGCCGAGGTCGAGGCGAGGTCCGCTGATGCCGCCGCCGCTGCGGGTGCGCTCGCCGGTGAGGCGGCAGCGCTTGCAGACGCCGAACTCAACCTGGGTGTCCTCAACCGCGCCGCCGTGAAGGCGGAGGAGGACCTCGAGCGGCGGAAAGGCGAGCTTATCGAGGCGCTGAACGCGCTGAGCTCCAGGAGGAATGAGGCCGCGGAGATCAGGCTGCGGTCCGAGGGACTCGCCCGTGAGAAGGCGAGGCTAACCCAGGAGCGGATCAGGCTGGCCGCCGAGCTGCAGCGGCTGGGGGACGAGAGCCGCTCGGCAAGGGAAAGAAGGTCTTCGGCGGAGGCGGCCAGGGCCGAGAGTGAGTCGTTGCTGTCCGAGGCCAGGGAGCGGATTTCGGAGACCGAGGCTCGCAAAGTTGAGATGGAGGCGCGGGCGCAGGGCCTTCGCGACGAGGTGAGCAGCCTTGAGTCGCGGATAGGGTTGCTCGAGGAGATGCAGGCGTCGCACGAGGGGTACCTCCCCGGCCCCCGGGCCGTGCTGGAGGCGGTGAAGGGCCCCACACCGGCGGTTGCCGGGATCGTGGGCGCTGTGGCCGACGTTATAAAGGTCCCGAGGGAATACGAGGGCGCGTTCGAGATAGCGCTGGGGGAGTCGGCGCAATACGTCATCACGAGGGGCGAGGACGACGCGCGCGCCGCTATCGATTATCTGAACGGCGGGCGTTTCGGCAGAGCGACGTTCCTTCCGGCGGGCTCCGTGAGGCCCTCTGCGTTGACGCCTGAGGAGAGCGACGCGGTCGCGCGGGCCGGTTTCGCCAGGCCGGCCATGAGTATGGTCGAGTGCGACGCGAGGTACCTTCCGGCGGTGTCCCACCTCCTGGGCAGGATCGTCTTCACCGACACCGCAGAACACGCCCTCTTGCTGGCGCGCAGGACTGCCTACAGGCTCAAGGTGGTGTCAATGGACGGCGCCGTCATCGGCCCCGGCGGGAGCCTGAGCGGTGGGCAGAACGGCGCCGCCACGGGACTCCTCGGCAGGTCGGGCGAGATCCGGCTGCTGAGAGAGAAACTCGCCCTGCTCGGGGTGGAGATAGCCGGCATGCGCGAGAGACTCGCGAGGACGATCACCGAGCGCGAGACCCTCGGCAGGCAGATGAAAATCCTTGAGCAGCAGATATGGAGCGCCGGTTCGGGAATCACCGAGGCCGGCAAAGAAGAGGAGAGGCTGGTCGCCGAGAGGTCGCGGCTCGAGGAAAGGGCGCGCGGCATCGACGCCGAACTCGAGCGGGCTGACGAGATGCTCCGGCAGGGTGAGGCGCGACTCCGGAACCTTGACGGGGAAGTCGCGGCATCCGAGGCGGAGCAGGAGAAGATCCGCGGCGACATCTCGTCGATGCAGGATGAGTTAAGGAAGGCGCGTGAGGGGCGTGACCAGGCGATGGAGTCCGTCACGCGGATGCGGGTATCGGTCGCCGCTATCGAGGGGTCCCGTAACAACGCCCAGGAGTCACTCGGAAGGGCCACGCGCGAGCTCCTCGACGCGAAGAAGCGGCGCGATGCGCAGAAGGCCGAGATCGCCAGGCTGAAATCCACCGGGCAGGGTATTTCGAAGGATTCGGCGGCCGCAAGGCAGAGGTTGGAAGAACTCGCGCGTGAGAAGGAAGAGGCCGCAGGCGCCCTCAGTTCCGCCGTCAATCAGCGTGAGGAGACGCTGGCCAGGATCGCCGCGACCGAGAAGGAGACAGCCGCAAAGCGCAAGCACCTGCAGGACATCATAAACAGGGTGAACGAAGGCGACATCCAGATTGCCCGAGCCGAGATGGAGATAGACTCCCTGAAGGGGAGGCTGCTGTCCGAATGGGGTGTGGCGGAGGCCGATTACGGCGGTTTCGATGCGTTGCCGGTGGAGGAGACCGCGCCGGTCATTGCTGAGGCGCGAGCCGGCCTGGACGCCCTGGGGACCGTCAACCTCGGTGCGATCGAGGAGTACAGGACTACGAAGGAGCGGTACGACTTCCTCCGCCGCCAGATAGACGACATGCAGGCGGCCAGGGAATCACTCCAGGAAATCATCCGCGACGTCGACAAGAAAATGGCGCAGGTGTTCGTCGAGTCGTTCGAGAAGGTGCGGGAGAACTTCCGTGACGTGTTCAAGGAGATGTTCGGCGGTGGCAGCGCCGACCTCAGCCTGACCGAGGGCGTGCACCCGCTTGAGGCGGGGGTCGAGATCGCCGCTCAGCCTCCGGGCAGGAGGGTTCACAACCTCAACCTCCTGTCGGGCGGCGAGAAGGTGATGACGGCCATCGCACTCCTCTTCGCCATCCTGCGGGTCAAGCCCAGCCCGTTCTGTGTGCTCGACGAGATAGACTCGTCGCTCGACGACGCGAACGTGGAGCGGTTCGGCAAGTTCCTGAAGAACTACTCCGGCGGCACGCAGTTCATTGTGATAACGCATCAGAAGTCCACGATGGAACTCGCGGATCGCCTGTACGGCATCACGATGGAGGAACCCGGCGTATCCAAGATGATCTCCGTGAGACTGGTCGAGAAGACGGGGGAGATCTCCGGCGGCAAGGCCGGCGAGAAGGCCGGTGCGAAGGCCGGCTAG
- the ftsY gene encoding signal recognition particle-docking protein FtsY: MREFFARLKHGLSRTRENLVAHIQEAAGVAHDDDAVFDGLEEALIACDAGVRASTKIVEDLRARLRTARAASPADLFPALKEVIRETLARYEGSMALPADLAVIMVVGVNGVGKTTTIAKLANRLKSEGRQVILAAADTFRAAAIDQLEIWAGRAGVEIVRHKEGGDPAAVAFDAVQAARSRGFDTVIVDTAGRLHTRSNLMEELKKVRRVLSRAAEGAPHEVLLVLDSTTGQNAIEQARIFKDAVGVTGIALTKLDGSAKGGIIIPVAQEVGIPIKFVGVGEGMEDLRAFSAAEFADALL, encoded by the coding sequence GTGAGAGAGTTCTTTGCCAGGCTGAAACATGGCCTTTCAAGGACGCGCGAGAACCTGGTCGCCCACATTCAGGAGGCGGCCGGGGTGGCTCACGACGATGACGCGGTGTTCGACGGGCTGGAGGAGGCGCTCATCGCCTGCGACGCCGGCGTCAGGGCTTCAACGAAGATCGTCGAGGACCTCCGCGCCAGGTTGCGAACCGCCCGCGCTGCGTCCCCGGCGGACCTGTTTCCGGCGCTCAAGGAGGTAATTCGCGAAACCCTGGCCCGGTACGAGGGGTCGATGGCCTTGCCCGCGGACCTGGCGGTGATAATGGTCGTCGGCGTAAACGGTGTGGGGAAGACGACGACCATAGCCAAGCTCGCCAACCGCCTCAAATCGGAGGGACGGCAGGTGATCCTGGCCGCAGCGGACACGTTCAGGGCTGCGGCGATAGACCAGCTCGAGATATGGGCCGGCCGTGCCGGCGTCGAGATAGTGAGGCACAAGGAAGGCGGGGATCCCGCCGCGGTGGCGTTCGACGCCGTGCAGGCCGCCAGGTCCAGGGGTTTCGATACCGTGATCGTCGACACGGCCGGGCGGCTGCACACCAGGTCCAACCTCATGGAGGAACTGAAGAAAGTCAGGCGCGTCCTGTCGAGAGCGGCCGAAGGTGCCCCGCACGAGGTACTGCTCGTCCTGGACTCCACTACCGGGCAAAACGCCATCGAGCAGGCCAGGATATTTAAAGATGCGGTCGGCGTCACCGGCATAGCGCTGACCAAGCTCGACGGCTCGGCGAAAGGCGGCATTATCATACCAGTAGCGCAGGAAGTGGGGATCCCCATCAAATTCGTGGGCGTCGGCGAGGGCATGGAAGACCTGAGGGCCTTCTCCGCTGCCGAGTTTGCGGACGCCCTCCTCTAA
- a CDS encoding YlxM family DNA-binding protein produces the protein MDRTSKPGKVDRFVRMAVLADVYGPLLTDNQRKAVDLHYGEDLSLAEIAQQFGISRAAVHDTLVRAEASLEEYERVLGVVEGAARRRRLADEALQALAAAESETPPAGVREALAKAATAIRGLREQG, from the coding sequence TTGGACCGGACGTCGAAGCCCGGGAAGGTAGACAGGTTCGTCAGGATGGCGGTTCTCGCCGACGTGTACGGGCCGCTCCTCACGGACAACCAGAGGAAAGCGGTCGACCTCCACTACGGCGAGGACCTGTCGCTCGCGGAAATTGCCCAGCAGTTCGGCATATCGAGGGCGGCTGTGCACGACACGCTGGTTCGCGCGGAGGCATCCCTGGAGGAATACGAACGCGTGCTCGGGGTGGTTGAAGGGGCAGCGCGCCGCAGGCGGCTCGCGGACGAGGCGCTGCAGGCCCTGGCTGCCGCGGAGTCGGAAACACCCCCCGCCGGCGTGCGAGAGGCGCTGGCAAAGGCGGCAACGGCGATCCGGGGACTAAGGGAGCAAGGCTGA